In Phacochoerus africanus isolate WHEZ1 chromosome 2, ROS_Pafr_v1, whole genome shotgun sequence, one DNA window encodes the following:
- the LOC125121316 gene encoding olfactory receptor 13D1-like codes for MERTNWTEIEFILQGLSEYPRAEKFLSVICLVMYLVILLGNGTLIILTLLDARLHTPMYFFLGNLSFLDIWYTSSFIPSMLIHFLSEKKSISFTRCVVQMSVSYTMGSTECVLLAVMAYDRYVAICIPLRYPIIMSKALCIQMAALSWGLGFLNSLTETILAVRLPFCGKNVINHFVCEILAFVKLACTDISLNEITIMLGNVLFLFSPLLLICASYIFILSTVLRINSAERRKKAFSTCSAHVTVVTVFYGTILFMYMKPKSKDSAFDKLITLFYGVVTPMLNPIIYSLRNTEVHGAMRKLMTRLVWEERMRNLHL; via the coding sequence atggaaagGACCAATTGGACAGAGATTGAGTTCATTTTACAGGGACTTTCTGAGTACCCGAGAGCTGAAAAATTCCTTTCTGTGATATGCTTAGTGATGTACCTGGTAATCCTCCTGGGGAATGGCACCTTGATCATCCTCACTCTCCTGGATGCCCGCCTTCACACCCCTATGTACTTCTTCCTTGGTAATCTTTCCTTCCTAGACATTTGGTACACATCCTCCTTTATCCCCTCAATGCTAATACACTTCCTTTCAGAGAAAAAATCCATCTCCTTCACTAGATGTGTTGTTCAGATGTCTGTCTCTTACACTATGGGGTCCACAGAGTGTGTGCTCCTAGCAGTGATGGCATATGACCGTTACGTAGCCATCTGCATCCCTTTGAGGTACCCCATCATCATGAGCAAGGCACTATGTATTCAGATGGCAGCTCTCTCCTGGGGACTCGGCTTTCTCAATTCATTGACAGAAACGATTCTTGCAGTACGACTGCCCTTCTGTGGAAAAAATGTCATTAATCATTTTGTTTGTGAAATACTGGCCTTTGTCAAGCTGGCTTGCACAGATATTTCCTTGAATGAGATTACTATAATGTTGGGCAAtgtcctatttttgttttctccattacTGTTGATTTGTGCCTCTTACATTTTTATCCTTTCTACTGTACTAAGAATCAACTCAgcggaaagaagaaaaaaggctttTTCCACCTGCTCAGCCCACGTAACAGTCGTGACTGTGTTTTATGGAACAATCCTCTTCATGTATATGAAACCAAAGTCTAAAGACTCTGCTTTTGACAAACTGATTACCCTTTTCTATGGAGTAGTCACACCCATGCTCAATCCTATCATCTATAGCCTGAGGAATACGGAGGTGCATGGAGCTATGAGAAAACTGATGACTAGGCTGGTTTGGGAGGAAAGGATGAGGAATTTACATCTTTGA
- the LOC125120844 gene encoding olfactory receptor 13F1-like, with protein MFQANLTSVTVFFFLGFSHYPNAEVIIFVLCLLMYLTTLLGNIILISVSVLDSRLHTPMYFFLSNLSFLDIWYTSSALTPMLANFVAGKNTISFSGCAAQMYFSLAVGSTECVLLSLMAYDRYVAICNPLRYPIIMNKRVCVQIAAGSWVTGCFTALVETVSVLQLSLCGNSIINHFTCEILAVLKLVCVDTSKVQFIMLVISVLLLPMPMLLVCISYGFIVSSIVRISSVDGRSKAFSTCAAHLTVVVLFYGTALSMYLKPSAVDSQEIDKFMALVYGGLTPMLNPIIYSLRNKEVKVAVNKLLARNSLCALFISISN; from the coding sequence ATGTTCCAGGCAAATTTGACATCTGtaacagtttttttcttcctgggaTTTTCCCACTACCCCAACGCTGAGGTTATCATATTTGTGCTATGCCTGCTGATGTACCTGACCACCTTGCTGGGTAATATTATCCTGATCTCCGTTAGTGTCCTGGATTCTCGCCtacacacacccatgtacttcttcctcagcaacCTCTCCTTTCTGGACATCTGGTACACTTCTTCTGCCCTCACTCCAATGCTGGCAAACTTCGTTGCGGGGAAAAACACCATCTCATTCTCAGGATGTGCCGCTCAGATGTACTTCTCTCTTGCCGTTGGCTCCACTGAGTGTGTGCTCCTGTCCCTGATGGcgtatgaccgctatgtggccatctgcaaccccCTGAGATACCCCATCATCATGAACAAGAGGGTCTGTGTGCAGATTGCAGCTGGCTCCTGGGTGACAGGCTGTTTCACTGCCCTGGTGGAAACGGTGTCTGTGTTGCAGCTGTCTCTCTGTGGAAATAGCATCATCAATCATTTCACTTGTGAGATTCTGGCTGTCCTGAAACTGGTTTGTGTGGACACGTCCAAGGTGCAGTTCATCATGCTGGTGATCAGTGTACTTCTTCTTCCTATGCCGATGCTCCTTGTTTGTATCTCATATGGGTTCATCGTCTCCAGCATCGTAAGAATCAGCTCAGTGGATGGTCGAAGCAAAGCCTTTTCAACGTGTGCAGCCCACCTGACTGTGGTGGTTTTGTTCTATGGGACAGCTCTCTCCATGTACCTGAAGCCCTCAGCTGTAGATTCTCAGGAAATAGATAAATTTATGGCTTTGGTATATGGTGGGTTAACCCCCATGTTGAATCCTATCATTTATAGTTTACGGAACAAAGAGGTAAAAGTGGCTGTGAATAAATTGCTGGCCAGGAACTCTCTTTGTGCTCTTTTTATCTCTATTAGCAATTAA